The DNA region GACGGGCTTTCTGGGCGGCCTGCTTGAGGTCGGTCGTCGTGCGTGTGGCGGTGGTCATGTCGCTTCCTCCTGAGTGCTGGTTCGGTGACGAGTGCTGGTTTGGTGAACTGTGCGGTGGCCTCCTGCTTCCCGGCGCGGCCACCCCGATCTCGTGAAGTCTGAGGGGCACACGGTCCGCGTTTTTGCGAGCGAGATAAAGAATTTTCCACAAACGCCCGAGCATGAAGGCTTCCTCAAAGCCGGACCGTGACGAACCGCCGCGCGTGGGTGGGCGTGCGTTCCCGCCCGGCAGCGCGGAAAAAGCGCGAGGCGAGGGGGTACACTCGGGCACGTGAAGACGCACAAGGTCGAGGTGGGGAACGTGACGCGCGAGCTGCCGGTCGTGTCGGTGGCGCCGGGGGTGAGCGTGGCCCTCTTCAACATGCTGGGGGACACCGAGGTCACCGAGGCCGCCGGACGCGAACTCGCCGCCCGCTTGCCACAGGACGTGGACGTGCTCGTGACGCCCGAGGTCAAGGCCCTGTCGCTCGCGCACGTGATCAGCCGGGAGAGCGGCAAGCCCTACATCGTGATTCGCAAGACGCAAAAACCCTACATGGTGGACCCGGTGGCCCGCGAGGTCGTGAGCATCACCACCGGGAGGCCCCAACTGCTCGTCCTCGACGGCTTCGACGTGGACAAAATTCGCGGGAAGAAGGTCGCCGTCGTGGACGACGTGGTCTCCAGCGGCGGCACCCTGAACTCCATCCGCCAGATCGTCGAGGAGGTCGGCGGGGAGGTCGTGTCGGTCGTCGCCGTCTTCACCGAGGGGCAGGAGCGGCCCGAGGTCACCGCGCTGGGGCACCTGCCCCTCTACACATGAAATACCGCCACCTGAGCGGGGGAGGCGAGATGACCCAGAACACCGCGAACCAGCCCAACCCGCAGGCCCCGCGTGTCACGGTCGGCGGCGTGACCCGCGAGCTTCCCACCGTCCGCGTCGGCAGCGTCGGGAGGGTGCCCCTGGTGGAATTCATCGGGGACAGCGAATTCACCAAGGCCGCCGCCGGGGCGATGCTGCCCCTGATCCCGCCGGGCACCGAGGTGCTGCTGACGGTGGTCACGAACGCGCTGCCGCTCGCGCACGAACTCAGCGACCGCTCGGGGCTGCCGTACGTGACCGTGCGCAAGAAACGCCGCACCTACATGCAAGACCCCCTGATCCAGAACGTGCCCAGCATGACCCTGGGGGTGTCGGAGACCCTCTGGCTCGACGGCCCGCACGCCGCCCGGCTCAGGGGCAAACAGGTCGCCATCGTGCAGGACGTGATCGCCTCCGGGGGCACCGCGCAGGCCCTCGCCCGGCTGGTCGAGCGCGCGGGCGGCACGCTGACCGGGTACGTCGCCGCCTTCAAGCAGGGGGACACGACCCTGCCGGTGGCGTACCTTCAGGAGTTGCCGACGAGTGTCTGAGGGGGCGGAACCTTAAAGGGATGCTCAGGCCGCCCCACGGGGTGCGCTGCTAGCTTGGCAGGACAGGAGGGAATTCCCATGACCCAGAGCGACGACCAGCAGCTCCAGAACGGCGCCTCCACCGATTCTTCCGTCAAGACGGAGGACGAGATCAGCAACGTGGACCTCCAGTTCATGGGCCGCACCGACGAACACCGCGACGCCCTCAAGGACGCCCGCGCCGAGGCCCGCATCGCCGACGAGTACGAGGACCGTGGCCTCGACAAGCAGGATGTGGCCTCCAGCGGCAGCATGATCACCTCCGACCCCGCCAGCACCACGCCGGGCGACGAGACCTCGGACGACACGAGTAACCGCTGAGGCTGTTCGGCACACGGGGCCAGGGGAGCGACCTCCCGCTGGCCCCCTCGCTTCATTTGCCCACGCAGAAGTTCCGGAACACGGCGTCCACCACGTCCTCGCCCACGTCGCGCCCGGTCAGCTCGGCGAGGGAGCGCAGTGCCTCCTCCAGCTCGTACCCGGCCAGCTCGTCGGAGAGGAGGCGGGCGGCCCGGACGTGACTCAGCGCCCGCCGCGCCGCGTCCGCCTGCCGCTCGGTGGTCAGCCACGCCTCGCCCCGCGCCGCGTCCCCGATCAATGCCGCGTGGATGGCCTCGCGCAACTCGGGCAACCCCTCTCCGGTCACCGCGCTCACCGCCAGGGTGCCCCTGTCGGTCCAGGCAGCGGGGAGGTCGCTCTTCGTCCGCACTCGCAGCACCCGCGCGTCCCCCGGCAACTCGGCGGGCAGCGCCTCGCGGGGCAGGCTGCCGTCCTCCAGCGCGAGCACGAGGTCGGCGGAACGGGCGAGGCTCACCGCCTGGCGCACCCCGGCGGCCTCCACCGTGTCCTCCGTCTCGCGGATGCCCGCCGTGTCCACCAGCGTGACGGGCATCCCGGCGAGTGAGAGATTCGCCTCCAGGTAATCGCGCGTGGTTCCCGGAATCGGCGTGACGATGGACCTTTCAAAGCCCAGCAGCGCGTTCAGAAGGCTACTCTTGCCCGCGTTGGGAGGGCCGATCAGGGCGAGTCGGGCGCCCCGGGTGGCGACCTGCCCGGCCCGCGCCGTCCCCACCAGCGCCTCCAGTTCCGCCGCCGCCGCCGTGAGGGGCGCGTCCCGGTCCTCCTCGGGCACCCCCTCCTCCGGGTAGTCGAGGAGGGCCTGGATGGCGGCCAGCGTGCGCGTGACGTGCGCCGCCACCCGCTCCACCCGCTCGCCCAGTGCGCCCGAGAGGCCCAGGGACGCCTGCCTCCGGGCCGTGTCCGTCCCAGCGTTCACGAGCCCCAGCACCGCCTCCGCCTGGGCGAGGTCGAGCCTGCCCGCCAGGTAGGCCCGCTGGGTGAACTCGCCGGGCCGGGCCGGACGCGACCCGAGTTCGAGCAGCCGTGCGAGGACCTGCCCGAGCACCGCCGGGCTGCCGTGCGTCTGGAGTTCGGCCACGTCCTCGCCCGTGTAGCTGCGCGGGGCGCGGAAGACCAGGCACAGCCCCTCGTCCAGAACCTCGCCGTCCCCGGCCACGAGTTGCCCGAAGAGGAAACGCCCCCCCCGCGTCGCGCTGGGGCGGCGCCGCCCCCGGAACACGCCGTCCGCAATGCTCAGCGCCTCCGGTCCGCTCACCCGCACGATGCCCACGCCCGCGCTGCCCGGGGCGGTGGCGATGGCGGCGATGGTGTCCGATAAGCCGAGGCGCGTCACGGGGGGCAGGGTAGCAGGGGGGAGCGGAGCTGGTTGTTGAGACGTGACACGGTTCCCCCAGGTGCCGACTCGCCCCTGTTACGTTATCCACGACTTATGGAGGAGATGGAAAGCGTGCTGTTGTGCTACCGGGAAGGCCGAGTGGCGAGGCAGTCGCCGCTCGGGCCGTTGTTTCACACGTTTTACGCTCCTGCTGAGCGTTCTGCCATTGTTAGCGTCTTCGAGCAAAGAGGGCTGCCCACAGCCCTTGAGGATTTTTGGCTGAGAATGTCGGGTGCGCGTTGATGCGAGGACGTTACTTACGGTCAATGGGGGTTGGTCCTCTACTCGCCCGAAGAAGCAGGAACACGTTCGCAAAAAGCCAAAGAAGAACGCCCAGAGGATTACCGTGCCGGTGATCTGGTCGTCGGTGAATCCCTGGGCGATCTGGATGTTCTTCTGATCGTGGCGGACGTTGACAGTTCAGATTTTGGCGCCGTGTACGTCGCTTCGCCTCTCGATCCTCGTGTCGAGTGGTCCAAAGTCGGGGACAATCCGGCCGATTTTCTTGAACGATTCGCTCAAGCGAACGGCGAGAAGTTCTGGGAGAGTTACTGACTTACCCCCCCTTCTTCCACTTCCCCTTGCTGCGGTTGCCCGGCTTGTTCCCGACCGGGGCCGTGCGCGTCCTGATTCTCTCGTCGTCGTAGCGCAGCATGACGGCGAGGCGGGCGCGCGAGATGATGTGGTGAGGCTGCTTGGGCACGAAGGCGGTCACCACGTCGAGGTGCCCGTCGGGCGCGTGCTCGACGACGACGTGCAGGGGCAGCGCCACCCCGTGCGACTCGAAGTAGCCGCATACCAGCCAGCGGCGGTCTTCCGGGTACACGGCCCGCACCCGCCCGGCGACGAGCACATGCACGATGTCCTGTTCCAGAAAGCCCTCGGCGCGGGCATGGCCGATAGCGTGGGGGCAGAGGTGGTACTTGCCCTCGTACACGGCGTCGCGCAACCGGGCATGGGCGCGGGTCAGCGTATGGTCAGTGGTGTCGATGCCCGCCAGGTCGGCCTCGCGCTGAGGCTTGACGGGCTTGGCGCGCAGGTGCTCGGGCCTCGCGGGAACCGGCGTGGGTGCCCGCCTGGCCTCCTTCTCGGCGCGGGCGAGCTGCGCACGCAGGGCGAGCAGATCCGTGCCGCCTTTGGCCGGGCGGCGCGGGGTGGTGGGGCTGGACGCGGATGCTCTGGGAGCAGATGCTTTCGTCACGGCGGGCCTCCCGTCGGCCGTCTCCCCGTGGTTCT from Deinococcus aetherius includes:
- a CDS encoding M-like protein, whose product is MTQSDDQQLQNGASTDSSVKTEDEISNVDLQFMGRTDEHRDALKDARAEARIADEYEDRGLDKQDVASSGSMITSDPASTTPGDETSDDTSNR
- the mnmE gene encoding tRNA uridine-5-carboxymethylaminomethyl(34) synthesis GTPase MnmE, whose translation is MTRLGLSDTIAAIATAPGSAGVGIVRVSGPEALSIADGVFRGRRRPSATRGGRFLFGQLVAGDGEVLDEGLCLVFRAPRSYTGEDVAELQTHGSPAVLGQVLARLLELGSRPARPGEFTQRAYLAGRLDLAQAEAVLGLVNAGTDTARRQASLGLSGALGERVERVAAHVTRTLAAIQALLDYPEEGVPEEDRDAPLTAAAAELEALVGTARAGQVATRGARLALIGPPNAGKSSLLNALLGFERSIVTPIPGTTRDYLEANLSLAGMPVTLVDTAGIRETEDTVEAAGVRQAVSLARSADLVLALEDGSLPREALPAELPGDARVLRVRTKSDLPAAWTDRGTLAVSAVTGEGLPELREAIHAALIGDAARGEAWLTTERQADAARRALSHVRAARLLSDELAGYELEEALRSLAELTGRDVGEDVVDAVFRNFCVGK
- a CDS encoding phosphoribosyltransferase family protein gives rise to the protein MTQNTANQPNPQAPRVTVGGVTRELPTVRVGSVGRVPLVEFIGDSEFTKAAAGAMLPLIPPGTEVLLTVVTNALPLAHELSDRSGLPYVTVRKKRRTYMQDPLIQNVPSMTLGVSETLWLDGPHAARLRGKQVAIVQDVIASGGTAQALARLVERAGGTLTGYVAAFKQGDTTLPVAYLQELPTSV
- a CDS encoding DUF4258 domain-containing protein, yielding MTKASAPRASASSPTTPRRPAKGGTDLLALRAQLARAEKEARRAPTPVPARPEHLRAKPVKPQREADLAGIDTTDHTLTRAHARLRDAVYEGKYHLCPHAIGHARAEGFLEQDIVHVLVAGRVRAVYPEDRRWLVCGYFESHGVALPLHVVVEHAPDGHLDVVTAFVPKQPHHIISRARLAVMLRYDDERIRTRTAPVGNKPGNRSKGKWKKGG
- a CDS encoding phosphoribosyltransferase family protein; the encoded protein is MKTHKVEVGNVTRELPVVSVAPGVSVALFNMLGDTEVTEAAGRELAARLPQDVDVLVTPEVKALSLAHVISRESGKPYIVIRKTQKPYMVDPVAREVVSITTGRPQLLVLDGFDVDKIRGKKVAVVDDVVSSGGTLNSIRQIVEEVGGEVVSVVAVFTEGQERPEVTALGHLPLYT